The following proteins are co-located in the Streptomyces sp. DT2A-34 genome:
- a CDS encoding helix-turn-helix domain-containing protein, translating into MYAERASRLPGGVVWTNTPGGPGEGRVLPDGCMDLLWNEGRLLVAGPDTRAYVTEGPPTTWVGVRFHPGTAPGLLGVPAHELRDRRVELADLWPASEVRRLCGRVGAAADPVTALEDVVLERAAAAEPPDPLLLRVVTALDTGRPVAATADELGLGARQLHRRCRTAFGYGPKTLARILRLRRALALARDGVAFADTAARAGFADQAHLARDVKELAGLPLGELLARRGGQGPL; encoded by the coding sequence ATGTACGCGGAGCGGGCGTCCCGGCTGCCTGGCGGCGTGGTGTGGACGAACACCCCTGGTGGGCCCGGTGAGGGGCGTGTGCTGCCCGACGGGTGCATGGATCTGCTCTGGAACGAGGGGCGGCTGCTCGTCGCGGGGCCCGACACGCGTGCGTACGTCACCGAAGGCCCGCCCACTACCTGGGTCGGCGTCCGTTTCCACCCGGGCACCGCGCCCGGCCTGCTCGGCGTTCCGGCGCATGAGCTGCGCGACCGGCGGGTCGAGCTCGCGGATCTGTGGCCGGCCTCGGAGGTACGACGGCTGTGCGGACGTGTCGGTGCCGCGGCCGACCCCGTGACCGCGCTCGAAGACGTGGTGCTGGAGCGGGCCGCCGCCGCCGAGCCGCCCGACCCGCTGCTGCTCCGGGTCGTCACCGCCCTCGACACGGGTCGCCCCGTCGCCGCCACCGCCGACGAACTCGGCCTCGGTGCCCGGCAGTTGCACCGACGCTGCCGGACCGCCTTCGGCTACGGCCCCAAGACGCTGGCCCGGATCCTGCGGCTGCGACGGGCCCTCGCCCTGGCACGGGACGGCGTGGCCTTCGCGGACACGGCCGCCCGGGCCGGGTTCGCCGATCAGGCTCATCTGGCCCGGGACGTCAAGGAACTGGCGGGCCTGCCGCTCGGTGAGCTACTCGCCCGGCGCGGCGGCCAGGGGCCCTTGTGA